In Nitratireductor basaltis, the following are encoded in one genomic region:
- a CDS encoding SLATT domain-containing protein, translating to MSELDSQKNQVQDKIWITSRVRMTAERRLLQYNNWSLFLLAYYSLFTVVLSVFSEYFKSFYPYFDGITIVATVAVLVASLVVGGFRFERTASLYRDCYLSLQRLYEDEGDGRAKQKDYADILVVCPNHSNGDYHDFLFNHIVLEGKEVTSNGKQLHCTKYMKLSYVWRRVVFCALIGTLVMIPLAFAAGPFVAKCS from the coding sequence ATGTCCGAGTTGGATTCTCAGAAAAACCAGGTCCAGGACAAGATATGGATTACTTCACGTGTTCGGATGACAGCTGAAAGGCGCCTTCTCCAGTATAATAACTGGTCTCTATTTCTTCTTGCATATTACTCTCTGTTCACCGTCGTACTCTCGGTTTTTTCTGAATACTTCAAGTCCTTTTATCCATATTTTGATGGGATAACAATCGTCGCTACGGTGGCCGTCTTGGTCGCTTCTCTTGTCGTTGGTGGGTTCAGGTTTGAAAGGACCGCTTCGCTATATCGCGATTGCTATCTTTCATTGCAACGACTTTACGAAGACGAGGGTGACGGGAGGGCGAAACAGAAAGACTACGCTGACATCTTGGTTGTGTGCCCCAATCATTCAAACGGCGACTACCATGATTTCCTTTTCAACCACATCGTCCTCGAAGGCAAAGAGGTCACGAGCAACGGCAAGCAGCTACATTGCACGAAATACATGAAGCTTTCTTACGTCTGGAGGCGGGTTGTCTTTTGCGCTCTGATTGGAACGCTCGTTATGATCCCCCTCGCGTTCGCGGCAGGACCCTTCGTGGCCAAGTGTTCATGA
- a CDS encoding reverse transcriptase domain-containing protein: MTARQHFDRQFTFDNLREIFEERIAHTATTGKDGVSPDAFQRMIDSELSLTLAKVRNGTYRFTTYRQKLVLKGVGKAPREISIATVRDRIVLRAINDVLIESFSDKRQAAPHHYIYEISDLIRPLGDDYSFVQIDVQDFYPSIIHQLLMQRVRSRVRTRDLLTLIETAIQTPTGAPSPQGAVRGVPQGLSISNILSAIYMIRFDEMMQSRYSYFRYVDDIIVVCKTDSAEKTFAFIAKQLNKIGLQCHPPTEGSKSKIVPLNTGVNYLGYYVKPDIISVRTSSYRRMMDTIMGVLTAAKHTTNNKKILRRLNIKITGCIFDQKRRGWMFFFSMTTDIKQLRRLDKFVERAWQRAGMQQFGRPKTFVKTYYEIRYHLDETKYIPRFDEYTKAQKASLIADMMGREAAEVMTWPQDRMDRAFAKIVRKEVAQLENDITPFS, from the coding sequence ATGACCGCTCGCCAGCATTTCGATCGCCAATTTACCTTTGATAATCTCAGGGAAATCTTCGAGGAGCGGATCGCTCATACCGCAACAACCGGCAAAGATGGAGTATCGCCCGACGCCTTTCAGAGGATGATTGATTCGGAGCTTTCCCTTACGCTCGCCAAAGTTCGAAATGGAACGTATCGTTTCACAACTTATCGCCAGAAGCTTGTACTCAAGGGTGTCGGAAAAGCCCCGCGAGAGATCTCCATTGCGACTGTGCGTGATAGGATTGTTTTGCGAGCAATCAACGATGTCTTGATCGAGTCTTTCTCGGATAAGCGTCAGGCTGCACCACACCACTACATCTATGAGATTTCAGACCTGATCCGACCGCTAGGTGATGACTATTCTTTCGTGCAAATTGATGTTCAAGACTTTTACCCCAGCATCATCCATCAACTGCTTATGCAGCGGGTTCGATCACGTGTCCGAACCCGTGATTTGCTTACTTTGATCGAGACAGCAATCCAAACTCCAACCGGTGCTCCGTCGCCACAAGGGGCAGTGAGGGGCGTTCCACAAGGATTGAGTATCTCTAACATCTTGTCGGCGATTTACATGATCCGCTTCGATGAGATGATGCAATCGCGTTATTCGTATTTTCGGTACGTTGATGACATTATCGTGGTCTGTAAGACGGATAGCGCGGAGAAGACATTTGCGTTCATCGCGAAGCAGCTAAACAAGATCGGTTTGCAGTGTCATCCGCCAACTGAGGGCAGCAAAAGCAAGATCGTACCGCTGAATACAGGTGTCAATTATCTCGGATATTACGTCAAACCGGATATCATTTCCGTCCGAACTTCGTCATACCGCCGCATGATGGATACCATAATGGGTGTTCTGACAGCAGCCAAGCATACGACAAACAACAAGAAGATCCTACGACGCCTAAACATCAAAATAACAGGCTGTATTTTCGATCAAAAAAGGCGAGGATGGATGTTTTTCTTTTCGATGACGACGGACATCAAACAACTTCGACGTCTCGACAAGTTCGTTGAGCGAGCATGGCAACGCGCGGGCATGCAACAGTTTGGCCGACCTAAAACATTTGTGAAGACTTATTACGAAATTCGATATCATTTGGACGAGACAAAGTACATTCCCCGCTTCGATGAGTACACCAAGGCGCAGAAGGCTTCGCTTATTGCTGACATGATGGGTCGTGAGGCGGCAGAGGTAATGACTTGGCCGCAAGATCGGATGGAT